In a single window of the Bacteroides acidifaciens genome:
- a CDS encoding DUF2961 domain-containing protein — protein MKRSIFLVCFVVFGLMSLSAIGSIVSVAQSGWQTDSISYGISRMVDITSLPLLDRGISVHYEGSIDKRGKNADWDWSLYQDQRGEWVIFDVDGPGCIYNLVQHRYMSSSDPLFRFYFDGEETPRFSLRLSEFGEKEPFIKPLAESYIGPFDNGRGPIRVARSFVPMPFNKGCRVTTDVKLEGYERTKGEGGWGHVVYHTYADNGIKTFTGKENYDTLIQLWKKQGSNLLCKDQLAYHRKSEQKINAGESITLLDEKGEGAIGSLKFYLPEINEQHLQDVWIHMFWDAHQQPDISCPLACLGGNSLGFHDTNYLLSGYTTDGWFYNYFPMPYWKHAKIIIENRSGVPVSLGFSEIAVSRLVYPTFNTGYFRNTPYYTRKHVAGIDSPIAAIQGRGKMVAAHITCHAERSHIISCEGDVRVYIDGKRTPQVESDGSESYVCYGWGFPTPPEVHPMGGYDGLSDNPWSMTRFCIGDSYPFYSELKFGIESGEYNNQYLEHSGTIFYYGQDKNILVKTDSLDLNSSRSIKRHSYKAMGNVRRTKLESFFEGNEDRILYVGETVRFESFSSFRVNISSQNEGVRLRRLSDQNDARQAARVFVDGEEVTERLWYVADSNPYKRWLEDDFEIPAKYTKGKKSLNIRIVPVSMSKEGKNTWNEAEYQVFCYNN, from the coding sequence ATGAAAAGAAGTATTTTTTTAGTTTGTTTTGTTGTTTTCGGGCTTATGTCATTGTCGGCAATTGGTTCGATAGTCTCTGTAGCACAGTCGGGTTGGCAGACCGATAGTATATCTTATGGTATATCCCGAATGGTTGATATTACATCTTTGCCCCTGTTAGATCGTGGAATCTCTGTTCATTATGAAGGCAGTATTGATAAAAGAGGAAAGAATGCCGACTGGGATTGGAGCCTTTATCAGGATCAACGTGGAGAATGGGTAATATTTGATGTTGATGGTCCGGGATGCATTTATAATCTTGTACAACATCGCTATATGAGTTCAAGTGATCCGCTCTTCCGCTTTTATTTTGATGGAGAAGAAACGCCTCGTTTTAGTTTACGTTTATCTGAATTCGGAGAGAAAGAGCCTTTTATAAAACCTTTGGCTGAAAGTTATATTGGTCCGTTTGATAATGGAAGAGGCCCTATACGTGTTGCACGGAGTTTTGTTCCAATGCCCTTTAACAAGGGGTGTCGTGTAACTACCGATGTGAAACTGGAAGGTTATGAAAGAACCAAAGGTGAAGGAGGTTGGGGACATGTTGTATACCACACTTATGCGGACAATGGTATCAAGACCTTTACCGGGAAGGAGAATTATGATACTTTGATACAATTATGGAAGAAACAAGGAAGTAATCTTTTGTGTAAAGATCAATTGGCATATCATCGTAAGTCGGAACAAAAGATCAATGCTGGCGAATCCATTACTTTATTGGATGAAAAAGGAGAGGGAGCGATTGGTTCTTTAAAATTTTATCTTCCGGAGATTAATGAGCAGCACTTGCAGGATGTATGGATTCATATGTTTTGGGATGCTCATCAACAACCCGATATTTCTTGTCCTTTGGCGTGTTTGGGAGGCAATTCTTTGGGTTTTCACGATACCAACTATTTGCTGTCAGGATATACCACAGACGGTTGGTTTTATAATTATTTTCCAATGCCATATTGGAAGCATGCGAAGATAATAATTGAAAATCGTAGTGGTGTTCCTGTTTCTTTGGGATTTTCTGAAATAGCAGTTTCCCGGTTGGTTTATCCCACATTTAATACCGGGTATTTTCGTAATACACCATATTATACCCGAAAACATGTGGCAGGAATAGATAGTCCGATAGCTGCTATTCAAGGAAGAGGGAAGATGGTTGCTGCTCATATTACATGTCATGCCGAACGTTCACATATCATTTCTTGCGAGGGGGATGTTCGTGTATATATTGACGGCAAACGGACACCACAAGTTGAGAGTGACGGTTCTGAAAGTTATGTTTGTTATGGTTGGGGATTCCCGACTCCGCCTGAAGTGCATCCAATGGGAGGATATGACGGTCTTTCGGATAACCCATGGTCTATGACTCGTTTTTGTATAGGCGATAGTTATCCTTTCTATTCAGAACTGAAGTTTGGAATAGAGTCGGGCGAATATAACAATCAGTATTTGGAACATTCGGGTACTATATTCTATTATGGTCAAGATAAAAATATACTGGTGAAAACAGATAGCTTGGATTTAAACTCTTCTCGTTCCATTAAACGGCACTCCTATAAAGCTATGGGTAATGTACGAAGGACAAAATTGGAAAGCTTCTTTGAGGGAAATGAGGATCGTATTTTATATGTAGGAGAAACCGTTCGCTTTGAAAGTTTTAGTAGTTTTAGAGTGAATATATCTTCTCAAAATGAAGGAGTGCGTTTGCGTAGGTTGAGCGATCAAAACGATGCTCGACAAGCAGCCCGTGTTTTTGTTGATGGTGAAGAGGTTACAGAACGTTTATGGTATGTAGCTGATAGTAACCCCTATAAACGTTGGCTGGAAGATGACTTTGAAATTCCAGCCAAGTATACTAAGGGAAAGAAATCATTAAATATTCGTATCGTACCAGTTTCTATGTCTAAAGAGGGAAAAAATACTTGGAATGAAGCTGAATATCAGGTGTTTTGTTATAATAATTAA
- a CDS encoding glycoside hydrolase family 5 protein has product MKKVILFITLFSMISLFSYSKDPVKQWGQLQVKGNQLCSQTGDPIVLRGVSYGWHNLWPRFYNKQSVKWLKKDWKCTVLRAAMGTVIEDNYIENPEFALKCMNKVIKAAIKNDLYVIIDWHTYYPQKKEAKAFFSMMAQKYGKYPHIIYEIYNEPMEDSWESVKEYATDIISEIRKYDPDNIILVGSPHWDQDLHLVAESPLEGFNNIMYTLHFYAATHKQELRDRAEAAWEKGIPIFVSECAGMECTGDGPLDIPEWTRWVEWLESKKISWVNWSISDKNETCSMILPRANKNGGWNESLIKPAGRQSRKFIQQYNSHIYKNK; this is encoded by the coding sequence ATGAAGAAAGTCATTTTGTTTATCACCTTATTCTCCATGATATCATTATTCAGTTACAGTAAAGATCCTGTAAAACAATGGGGACAACTACAAGTGAAAGGTAATCAATTATGCAGCCAAACCGGAGACCCTATTGTATTAAGAGGGGTTAGTTATGGCTGGCACAACCTATGGCCCAGATTCTACAATAAGCAATCTGTAAAATGGTTGAAAAAAGATTGGAAATGTACCGTTTTACGCGCTGCCATGGGGACAGTTATTGAAGACAACTACATTGAAAATCCGGAATTTGCATTAAAATGCATGAATAAAGTGATTAAAGCGGCAATTAAAAACGACCTCTATGTAATAATCGACTGGCATACTTATTATCCACAAAAAAAAGAAGCAAAAGCATTTTTCTCAATGATGGCACAGAAATATGGTAAATATCCTCATATTATTTATGAAATATACAACGAACCTATGGAGGACAGTTGGGAAAGTGTGAAAGAATATGCAACTGATATTATCTCTGAAATACGTAAATATGATCCTGATAATATTATTCTTGTAGGCAGCCCACACTGGGACCAAGACTTACACCTGGTAGCAGAAAGTCCTTTAGAAGGATTCAATAATATAATGTATACCCTCCACTTCTATGCCGCCACTCATAAACAAGAGTTACGGGATAGAGCTGAAGCAGCATGGGAAAAAGGAATTCCCATTTTTGTATCAGAATGTGCAGGCATGGAATGTACTGGCGATGGTCCATTAGATATACCAGAATGGACTCGTTGGGTAGAATGGCTGGAAAGCAAAAAGATCAGCTGGGTTAACTGGTCCATTTCAGACAAGAACGAAACTTGCTCCATGATTCTTCCGAGAGCAAACAAAAACGGAGGATGGAACGAGTCTTTAATAAAACCTGCAGGACGTCAAAGCCGTAAGTTTATCCAACAATACAACTCACATATTTATAAAAATAAATAA
- a CDS encoding SusC/RagA family TonB-linked outer membrane protein, giving the protein MKKNLFSFPRSKVRMLKGSKGVWLFLIMFWMINTAASAASIEIKGTVTDSKGEPLPGVNIVELGVKKNNGTISDLNGKYTITVESQKSVLQYTFIGYKTTEVTVGNRKTINVSLKDDTQSLDEVVVVGYGTMRKKDLSGAVASIKSDDLMLGNPTSISQALQGKLAGVQVNQSDGAPGSGVSITIRGANSFSTNSQPLYIVDGIPFEVGDTPSSKANEGNNSTTNPLSLINPNDIESIDILKDASATAIYGSRGANGVVLITTKRGRAGDAKVEFSANFGLSKIAKMVKMLDAYTYANYVNEGVINGAAYDNLPYSYLPYRGKWNYRRDENNQIVPNSGKYYASPEDYLNPGYREDEYGNKEWVESTNWMDEILQDALTQEYNLSVSGGNEKSNYAFSGNYTDQTGIIKNSGYERFAVRANIGSHVKPWLNTGLNINFTRSLTKFAKSNSYDYSIIRSAMLYLPTLYVGDKTEDDSYAWLSANPRTYVNTAKDELKSINVFTSAFAEIKILDCLKFRQNLGISYSVNDRASYYNRETGEGKASNGRAGKSDNFWQNLTAESLVTFDKTFNKLHHLNVVAGFTYEKSDWGGKTMNASNFPTDITQDFDMSQALNIETPASYRGQAVLVSLLGRANYTFKDRYIFTTSFRRDGSSRFAPGNKFANFASGAVAWTISEEEFIKNLNIFSNLKLRLSYGQTGNQAISSYQTIASLAPSNYPLDGTLSSGFAGQTYKGPLNDKLKWETTDQYNVGLDMGFWNNRISLSANYYYKKTNDLLQNVSIPNSTGYTTMWTNFGHVKNKGVELTGKIIALDKKDWSLDFDGNISFNKNEIGGLTADQYANQLWYSAKEVFLQRNGLPIGTIFGYIEDGFYDNIAEVRADPIYAKASDDEARRMIGEIKYLDKNNDGKITSEDRAIIGDTNPDFIYGLNANLRWKNLTLGLFFQGTHGNDIFNGNLTNIGMSSIANITQDAYDSRWTPENAANAKWPRVTTAMTRDMKLSDRYVEDGSYFRLKTINLNYNFGSVIKGISNLSVFGTVTNVFTITDYSWFDPDVNAFGSDASRRGVDIFSYPSSRTYSIGFKLTL; this is encoded by the coding sequence ATGAAGAAGAATCTCTTTTCTTTTCCCCGCTCAAAAGTGCGGATGCTAAAAGGATCAAAAGGAGTCTGGCTCTTTTTGATTATGTTCTGGATGATAAATACTGCTGCCTCAGCAGCAAGTATTGAGATCAAAGGTACTGTAACAGACAGCAAAGGTGAACCTCTGCCCGGAGTTAATATTGTTGAGTTAGGAGTTAAAAAGAACAATGGTACCATCAGTGATTTAAATGGTAAATATACTATAACAGTAGAAAGCCAAAAATCTGTTCTTCAGTACACTTTCATCGGTTATAAAACAACAGAAGTCACTGTAGGAAACCGTAAAACAATCAATGTTTCACTCAAAGATGATACTCAATCTTTGGATGAAGTAGTAGTTGTCGGCTATGGTACAATGAGGAAAAAAGATTTATCCGGAGCCGTTGCTTCTATTAAAAGTGATGACTTGATGCTTGGTAACCCGACTAGCATTTCCCAAGCCCTACAAGGAAAATTAGCTGGTGTACAAGTAAACCAAAGTGACGGTGCTCCCGGTTCAGGTGTAAGTATCACCATCCGTGGTGCTAACTCATTCTCTACAAATTCACAACCACTTTACATTGTCGACGGTATTCCGTTTGAGGTAGGAGATACTCCAAGCAGTAAAGCCAACGAAGGCAACAACTCCACAACTAATCCTCTTTCATTGATCAATCCTAACGACATCGAATCAATCGACATTTTAAAGGATGCTTCTGCAACAGCCATTTACGGTTCTCGTGGAGCTAATGGTGTCGTATTGATTACCACTAAAAGAGGTCGTGCCGGAGACGCTAAAGTTGAGTTCTCAGCCAACTTCGGACTTTCCAAAATAGCCAAAATGGTCAAAATGCTGGATGCTTACACCTATGCTAATTATGTAAATGAGGGTGTAATCAACGGAGCTGCTTATGACAATCTTCCCTATTCATACCTTCCTTATCGTGGGAAATGGAACTACCGTCGCGACGAAAACAATCAAATCGTTCCCAACTCCGGTAAATACTATGCTTCACCGGAAGATTATCTCAATCCGGGTTATCGCGAAGACGAATACGGCAATAAAGAATGGGTAGAGAGCACCAATTGGATGGACGAAATCCTACAAGATGCATTAACACAGGAATACAATCTTAGTGTATCAGGAGGAAATGAAAAGAGCAACTATGCATTTTCAGGCAACTATACAGACCAGACAGGTATTATCAAGAATTCTGGTTATGAACGTTTTGCTGTTCGTGCAAACATCGGAAGCCATGTGAAACCCTGGTTAAATACGGGACTAAATATCAACTTCACCCGTTCGTTAACTAAGTTTGCCAAGTCAAATTCTTATGATTATAGCATCATCCGTTCTGCCATGCTTTATTTACCGACATTGTATGTAGGAGACAAGACAGAAGATGATTCTTATGCATGGTTGTCAGCCAATCCACGTACATACGTTAATACAGCTAAAGATGAGCTGAAATCAATCAATGTATTTACTTCTGCGTTTGCCGAAATTAAAATCCTCGACTGTTTGAAATTCCGTCAGAATCTAGGTATCAGTTATTCAGTAAACGATCGTGCAAGTTACTACAATCGTGAAACAGGAGAAGGTAAAGCATCCAACGGACGTGCTGGTAAGAGTGATAACTTCTGGCAGAACTTAACAGCAGAATCATTGGTTACTTTCGATAAGACATTTAACAAGTTACATCATCTCAATGTAGTAGCTGGTTTCACTTACGAAAAATCGGACTGGGGTGGAAAAACAATGAATGCGTCCAACTTCCCGACTGACATCACACAAGATTTCGATATGAGCCAGGCATTAAATATTGAAACACCGGCCAGCTATCGAGGTCAAGCAGTTCTAGTCTCTTTATTAGGACGTGCCAACTACACATTCAAGGATCGTTATATTTTCACAACATCATTCCGTCGTGACGGTTCAAGCCGTTTCGCTCCGGGAAATAAATTCGCGAACTTCGCTTCAGGAGCAGTAGCATGGACCATATCGGAAGAAGAATTCATCAAAAACCTGAATATATTCAGTAACTTAAAGTTGCGACTCAGCTACGGTCAAACCGGTAATCAAGCTATCAGCAGTTACCAGACTATCGCTTCACTTGCACCATCCAATTACCCTCTGGACGGAACATTAAGCAGCGGATTTGCAGGACAAACTTACAAAGGTCCTTTGAACGATAAACTCAAATGGGAAACAACCGACCAATATAATGTCGGACTCGACATGGGATTCTGGAATAACAGAATTAGTTTATCCGCTAACTATTATTACAAGAAGACCAATGACCTGCTACAAAATGTATCTATACCGAACAGTACCGGTTATACTACAATGTGGACGAATTTCGGGCATGTAAAAAACAAAGGAGTTGAATTAACTGGTAAAATCATTGCATTAGATAAAAAAGATTGGAGCCTAGACTTCGACGGAAACATCTCTTTTAATAAAAATGAAATCGGAGGTTTAACAGCTGACCAATATGCTAACCAATTATGGTATAGTGCCAAAGAAGTATTTCTGCAAAGAAACGGACTACCTATCGGAACAATCTTCGGCTATATAGAAGACGGCTTCTATGATAATATAGCAGAAGTCCGTGCAGATCCAATATATGCTAAAGCATCTGATGATGAGGCTCGCAGAATGATCGGTGAAATCAAATACCTGGACAAAAACAATGACGGAAAAATAACGTCAGAAGACCGCGCCATCATCGGTGATACCAATCCTGACTTTATTTACGGTTTGAACGCCAATTTGCGATGGAAAAATCTGACTCTGGGATTGTTCTTCCAAGGAACTCATGGAAATGATATTTTTAACGGAAACTTGACTAATATCGGAATGAGTAGTATTGCAAACATCACTCAAGATGCTTATGATTCACGCTGGACACCAGAGAATGCAGCTAACGCCAAATGGCCTCGCGTCACCACTGCAATGACTCGTGACATGAAACTCTCCGATCGTTATGTAGAAGATGGTTCTTACTTCAGACTAAAAACAATCAACTTAAACTACAATTTCGGTTCAGTCATAAAAGGTATTAGCAATTTGTCTGTTTTCGGTACAGTAACAAACGTATTCACGATTACAGATTATAGTTGGTTTGATCCAGATGTAAACGCCTTTGGTTCTGACGCTTCTAGAAGAGGAGTTGATATTTTCTCATACCCGAGCAGCAGAACATATTCAATAGGTTTTAAATTAACTTTATAA
- a CDS encoding RagB/SusD family nutrient uptake outer membrane protein — translation MKKKNIFIYLMASSLLLSGAVMTSCESMIEEKPFDFIVPEDVEDSDNGADMWVTGVYNTLHEAMFRYGSFPRPLDYDCDYISGAVWQFSQFGSGNFQGGNGQADILWTGMYSLINRANIAVSEINKMQNVSEEFKKNALGECYFLKAWAYFYLVRAYGAIPIYSVSVNESGQYTNNPRIPIAEVYTETIIPLLKDAKDMIYKNTDNGFKPGRVCAATAAGLLAKVYATIGSASMSTGEQITVKTGAPFVMQNVNGTMTKVYTEPVPTTFSKDQVAGYESFSSQEYYRLAYEVAGDVIGGEYGTHKLEDYDLIWSPSGKTCSEHLFSLQTKSGDELYGTLFSSHYCGKLNAAGNIDNSLTVGCRKHWYLLFEEKDYRVDKGVLHCWIRQNSDTSWGGGSYYPNFGKWQRMVEAKEPPFDNPKVTSGWRCDEAGSEQFFAFTTKYSQQIADQTQPRTDANYPFLRYADVVLIFAEAANELNGPTKESVDALNDVRTRSNATGKELANFTDKTSLRSAILEERAMELALEGDRRWDLIRWGIYLQAMNALGGMDEANNVKQRSSKHLLFPIPTLEILTNQGINENNPGWD, via the coding sequence ATGAAAAAGAAAAATATATTCATATATCTGATGGCATCCAGTCTCCTATTATCTGGAGCAGTAATGACATCATGCGAAAGTATGATCGAAGAAAAGCCTTTCGACTTCATTGTCCCTGAAGATGTTGAGGATTCTGATAATGGTGCCGACATGTGGGTAACAGGAGTATATAATACATTACACGAAGCCATGTTCAGATACGGTAGTTTCCCACGACCGCTGGATTATGACTGTGATTATATTTCTGGTGCAGTATGGCAGTTCAGCCAGTTTGGAAGTGGTAACTTCCAGGGAGGTAACGGACAAGCCGATATACTTTGGACCGGAATGTACTCGTTGATTAACCGGGCAAATATAGCGGTCTCCGAAATCAATAAGATGCAGAATGTATCGGAGGAATTTAAAAAGAATGCATTAGGAGAATGTTATTTTCTTAAAGCATGGGCATATTTCTACTTGGTACGTGCTTATGGAGCTATCCCTATTTATTCGGTCAGTGTAAACGAATCCGGACAATATACTAACAATCCGCGTATTCCGATTGCAGAAGTCTACACAGAAACAATCATACCTTTGCTTAAAGATGCTAAAGATATGATTTATAAAAACACAGATAATGGTTTTAAACCCGGAAGAGTCTGTGCTGCAACTGCAGCAGGTTTGTTAGCCAAAGTATATGCAACTATCGGTTCTGCTTCCATGTCTACCGGAGAACAAATAACAGTAAAAACCGGTGCACCGTTTGTTATGCAGAATGTAAATGGTACTATGACCAAAGTGTATACAGAACCTGTTCCTACAACATTCTCCAAGGATCAAGTTGCCGGTTACGAAAGCTTTTCTTCTCAAGAATATTACAGACTGGCCTACGAAGTTGCGGGAGATGTTATCGGAGGAGAATATGGGACACACAAACTTGAGGACTATGATTTGATTTGGTCTCCTTCCGGCAAGACTTGTAGTGAACACTTATTCAGTTTACAAACTAAATCCGGTGATGAATTATACGGTACACTATTCAGTTCGCACTACTGTGGCAAACTCAATGCAGCAGGAAATATAGACAATAGTTTAACGGTAGGATGTAGAAAACACTGGTATCTATTGTTTGAAGAAAAAGACTACCGCGTGGACAAAGGAGTGTTGCATTGTTGGATACGTCAGAACTCCGATACAAGTTGGGGTGGCGGTTCATATTATCCGAACTTCGGGAAATGGCAACGTATGGTTGAAGCCAAAGAGCCTCCGTTCGATAATCCTAAAGTAACCTCCGGATGGAGATGTGATGAAGCTGGTTCAGAACAGTTCTTTGCTTTCACCACTAAATATTCACAACAAATAGCCGATCAGACTCAACCTCGTACAGATGCCAATTACCCATTTTTACGTTATGCTGATGTTGTTCTAATTTTTGCAGAAGCAGCTAATGAATTAAATGGTCCGACAAAAGAATCGGTAGACGCTTTAAATGATGTCCGCACCCGTAGTAACGCAACAGGTAAAGAACTGGCAAACTTTACAGATAAAACCAGCCTGCGTTCTGCAATCCTTGAAGAACGTGCAATGGAATTAGCCTTGGAAGGCGATCGTCGTTGGGATTTAATACGTTGGGGAATTTATTTGCAGGCAATGAATGCGCTAGGCGGAATGGATGAAGCTAATAACGTAAAACAACGTTCCAGTAAACATCTGCTATTCCCGATTCCGACTCTTGAGATCCTGACGAACCAAGGAATTAATGAGAATAATCCTGGTTGGGATTAA
- a CDS encoding glycan-binding surface protein → MKKIKYFAIIAASIFTLTSCTDIVEVDDLKAKENKPSTGAPTVDKVVLATDAEFPIEGANFEQIVRIEGTNLGDITSLKFNDIEVDSKEIYSTYDMLLAPIPRALPKEVTNTIYITTKHGELSIPFVVSIPDLTINGLKNEFTQPGDTTVITGDNFDLYGITIEEAIVNLGNLPVNVLAATRTELTIEIPANATPKSTLTIKGANMDEAYQLTYMDPGVSQLFDFNNWPGSGAFTHSSQFPDAPKNFLCDGTLEGQPEPLVEGGKYIRFNNSVKAWGWMVMWAGYITVPAEVATDPSSYDLRFEICTGAKFPISAQARIILGDYGWYPSKGGIPVNTYGGWQTVRISADTETMLPNPIDPNTNTPFKIVFSPESAQDFDLSMCNFRFVHK, encoded by the coding sequence ATGAAGAAAATAAAATATTTTGCAATAATCGCAGCATCCATATTTACTTTAACATCCTGTACGGATATTGTTGAAGTCGACGACCTGAAAGCCAAAGAAAACAAACCGTCAACAGGTGCTCCGACTGTAGACAAAGTTGTTTTGGCAACAGATGCTGAATTTCCCATTGAGGGAGCAAATTTCGAACAAATAGTACGAATTGAGGGAACAAATCTCGGAGATATCACTTCTCTAAAATTCAATGATATTGAAGTAGATAGTAAAGAGATATATTCAACCTACGATATGCTTCTCGCACCTATTCCCCGTGCACTTCCTAAAGAAGTGACAAACACGATTTATATTACAACCAAGCACGGAGAGTTAAGTATTCCTTTTGTTGTTTCCATCCCTGATTTAACAATCAATGGACTCAAGAATGAATTTACCCAACCGGGAGATACGACAGTTATTACAGGTGACAACTTTGACCTCTACGGTATTACAATCGAAGAAGCAATTGTTAATCTAGGTAATTTACCGGTAAATGTACTCGCTGCCACTCGTACAGAGCTAACAATAGAAATTCCGGCAAATGCCACTCCAAAATCTACTCTTACTATAAAAGGAGCCAATATGGATGAAGCATACCAACTTACATACATGGATCCGGGAGTATCTCAACTTTTTGATTTCAATAATTGGCCGGGAAGCGGTGCCTTTACACATTCCAGCCAATTTCCTGATGCCCCTAAAAATTTCTTATGTGACGGCACATTAGAAGGACAACCGGAACCATTAGTAGAAGGAGGAAAATATATTCGATTCAATAATTCCGTGAAAGCTTGGGGATGGATGGTTATGTGGGCCGGATATATTACTGTACCGGCAGAAGTAGCTACAGATCCTTCATCATACGATTTAAGATTTGAAATCTGTACTGGAGCTAAATTCCCGATATCAGCCCAGGCACGTATCATCTTAGGAGATTATGGATGGTATCCTTCCAAAGGAGGAATTCCGGTCAATACTTATGGCGGATGGCAAACAGTACGGATCAGTGCTGACACAGAAACAATGTTGCCCAATCCTATTGATCCTAATACCAACACGCCTTTCAAAATCGTATTTTCTCCCGAATCTGCTCAAGATTTTGATTTAAGTATGTGTAATTTCAGATTTGTTCATAAATAA
- a CDS encoding glycoside hydrolase family 5 protein, protein MLKDLFSLLTIVALLFSSCSKSDEEENGDEPQPTKQTVYFGVNLSGAEFGNVYPGVDGTHYGYPTEKDLDYFKAKGFYLVRFPFRWERIQPTMNGELNATELAKMKKFVKAAEDRNIQILLDMHNFGRYCVYCDGQSSQNNQYAIIGNARCTVDNFCDVWKKLAKEFKDYKNIWGYDIMNEPYEMLTSTPWVNIAQACINAIRTIDTKTTIIVSGDEFSSARRWKECSDNLKTLTDPSNNLIFQAHIYFDSDSSGNYNKGYDEDGATVQTGVARLKPFVDWLKENNKRGFVGEYGIPDTDGRWVDILDAALKYLQENGINGTYWSAGPRWGDYPLSVQPTNNYTQDRPQLSTLLKYKSTQQ, encoded by the coding sequence ATGCTAAAAGACTTATTTTCATTATTAACGATTGTAGCACTTCTATTTTCATCTTGTTCCAAATCAGACGAAGAAGAAAATGGTGATGAGCCTCAACCAACCAAACAAACTGTTTACTTTGGAGTTAACCTGTCAGGAGCTGAATTTGGAAATGTGTATCCGGGAGTAGATGGTACCCACTATGGTTATCCCACAGAAAAAGACTTGGATTACTTTAAAGCCAAAGGCTTTTATCTGGTACGTTTTCCTTTTCGTTGGGAACGCATACAACCCACAATGAATGGGGAATTAAATGCAACAGAACTGGCAAAAATGAAGAAATTCGTCAAAGCTGCCGAAGATAGAAACATACAGATACTTCTGGATATGCATAACTTTGGAAGATATTGTGTATATTGCGACGGTCAAAGTTCACAAAATAATCAATATGCAATCATTGGTAATGCACGATGCACTGTTGACAATTTCTGTGACGTATGGAAGAAACTGGCAAAAGAGTTTAAAGACTATAAAAATATCTGGGGTTACGACATCATGAATGAGCCCTACGAAATGCTGACATCGACACCATGGGTTAACATAGCCCAAGCCTGCATTAATGCCATCCGCACTATAGATACTAAAACGACCATCATAGTTAGCGGAGACGAATTCAGTTCTGCCAGACGGTGGAAAGAATGCAGTGACAATCTGAAAACTCTTACAGATCCAAGTAATAACCTGATATTCCAGGCACATATATATTTCGATTCAGATTCTTCTGGAAACTATAATAAAGGATATGACGAAGATGGTGCAACCGTTCAAACAGGGGTGGCTCGTTTGAAACCTTTTGTTGACTGGCTGAAAGAGAATAATAAACGTGGATTCGTTGGTGAATATGGTATACCTGATACTGACGGTCGTTGGGTGGATATTCTTGATGCAGCACTTAAATATCTACAAGAGAATGGAATAAACGGAACTTACTGGTCTGCCGGTCCACGATGGGGTGATTATCCCTTATCTGTCCAACCGACCAATAATTACACACAGGATCGTCCGCAATTAAGCACGCTCCTGAAATATAAAAGTACACAACAATAA